The following are encoded in a window of Nibricoccus aquaticus genomic DNA:
- a CDS encoding rhamnogalacturonan lyase — protein MKTSSWFVAFRRLCGFSLLALSLTAAPSLMENLGRGTVALRTSSTDVFVSWRMLGTDAADVSFNVYRSTGGGAAVLVNSSPLTAPTHLVDSTADLTQTNAYSIAPIVGGVEQAAGSVFMLAANAVVKPYLSLPLQIPAGGTTPSGEAYDYTASDSSVGDLDGDGEYEMIVKWEPSNSKDNSQSGYTGNVYLDGYKLDGTRLWRIDLGRNIRAGAHYTQFLVYDFDGDGRAELVCKTAPNTKDGTGTFIGQAGKFLGTPTAAIDHNADYRNAGGYVLTGPEFFTVFDGLTGGELATTNYVVPRNNNPASGDVTAWGDDYGNRVDRFLAGVAYLDGQRPSIVLCRGYYTRAVIVAWDWRGGQLTQRWTFDTDAGAPNAPYAAWRGQGAHSLTVGDVDGDGRDEITYGAAAINDDGTGLYSTQLGHGDALHLSDMDPTRPGLEVWMVHEDPGSYGGNGGEFRDARTGALIFGVSGQGVDIGRGVAGDIDPRYLGYEMWASRGGLMAANGTQISASRPGQMNFMSWWDGDLLREILDGTTISKWNWTTNNSTTLLSATGAGSNNSTKATPNLSADILGDWREELVLRSNDNTELRIYTTTIPTVHRLVTLMHDRQYRTAIAWQNVGYNQPPHPSFFLGDGMTPPPAPDIVTSLAALGSPVPAINSINRHDPLPAGTGASSVTFRVTFNTPVSGVNTADFIVSTTGNIAGSVTTVTPLSAVAYNVTVGSITGTGTIRLDLAASGTGIVSLADATPIVGGFTSGQIYNRATLAWINQATGGLWSDAANWDGGVVASGVGAIPIFGNFNLTANNTARLDAPRTLSGLTFGDTDITSPASWIIDDNADSANVLTLDVTSGSPAITVGTLGTGATATLSTALGGTDGFTKTGAGTLVLNKANSVTGVLNVTGGTLRIDNGGALALGGTNTANVTTTSGSTLLVNGGSFTSGGLVTLGGGNTIPGILRVDAGTVALNGGIRTNNDSGSTVRITGGTFTATDVNIRRNAAATVDYNSGFIVSGGTSTVGTIFLGNNNSTGAMSVEGGSLTATGAITVGNNASSTRGGGMRVTGGTFSSTNAVSGIILTRASGNPSNANFSGGVSEVEKFTFGFDNAVVAGSGTLNLSGSGALYIGAGGLVKGTTSTTYTTAINLTGGTLGAKSSWSTTLPMTLTNVPVINAADSVGTARAITLNGVLSGAGGFTKTGAGALTLTATNTFAGSVAINDGTLVLGTGSSLAAGGSVTINGGQLAGNGATAKAIALNSGGSVSPGISDAGTLGGSSLTWNGGGRIALDLGASGDLLALTGALTKGSAGAYTFAFTPLSAPAVGDVRTLATFGSTNFAASDFTATGLGYVRGDFAVTGSALTFTITSDGSGWNAFNTWVATSGLPAGFNGPSDDFDSDGSSNLLEFILGGDATLAGPDAVSLVKVTDAGQEYPALRYARRIARGDVKIESRAATALDFATSLGSVEVSVTPQGDGTELVIVRSSVSFTQEPRQFLRLFVTLP, from the coding sequence ATGAAAACCTCGTCCTGGTTTGTCGCGTTCCGCCGGTTGTGCGGATTTTCGCTCCTCGCGCTGTCGCTCACGGCGGCGCCTTCTCTAATGGAAAATCTAGGGCGCGGCACGGTCGCGCTCCGCACCAGTTCGACCGATGTGTTCGTGAGCTGGCGTATGCTCGGCACGGATGCGGCGGATGTGTCGTTTAACGTCTATCGCTCCACGGGCGGCGGTGCTGCGGTGCTGGTCAATAGTTCGCCGCTGACCGCGCCCACGCACCTGGTGGACAGCACGGCAGACCTCACGCAGACGAACGCATACTCGATCGCGCCGATCGTCGGCGGTGTCGAGCAGGCGGCCGGTTCTGTCTTCATGCTCGCGGCTAACGCTGTGGTGAAGCCTTACCTCTCGCTGCCGTTGCAAATTCCGGCGGGCGGCACCACGCCTTCGGGCGAGGCTTACGATTATACTGCCAGTGATTCTTCGGTCGGCGACCTGGACGGCGACGGCGAGTACGAGATGATTGTGAAGTGGGAGCCGTCCAATTCGAAGGACAACTCCCAGTCGGGCTACACCGGCAACGTTTACCTCGATGGGTACAAGCTCGATGGCACGCGACTCTGGCGGATCGATCTCGGCCGCAATATCCGCGCAGGCGCCCATTACACGCAGTTTCTCGTGTATGACTTCGACGGCGACGGCCGCGCCGAACTCGTCTGCAAAACCGCGCCGAACACAAAGGACGGCACGGGCACGTTCATCGGCCAGGCAGGAAAGTTCCTCGGCACGCCGACCGCCGCGATCGACCACAACGCCGACTACCGCAACGCGGGCGGCTACGTGCTGACGGGGCCGGAGTTTTTCACCGTATTCGATGGTCTCACTGGCGGCGAACTGGCGACGACCAACTATGTCGTGCCGCGTAACAACAACCCTGCGAGCGGCGATGTCACCGCTTGGGGCGACGACTACGGCAATCGCGTGGACCGCTTCCTTGCAGGTGTCGCCTATCTCGACGGCCAGCGGCCGAGCATTGTGCTGTGCCGCGGCTACTACACGCGTGCAGTTATCGTCGCTTGGGACTGGCGGGGCGGGCAACTCACGCAACGCTGGACCTTCGACACGGATGCCGGCGCTCCAAATGCGCCTTATGCCGCGTGGAGAGGGCAGGGTGCTCACTCGCTTACGGTCGGCGATGTCGATGGCGATGGTCGCGACGAGATCACTTACGGCGCCGCCGCGATCAACGACGACGGCACCGGTCTTTATTCCACGCAGCTCGGCCATGGCGACGCGCTTCACCTGAGCGATATGGACCCGACCCGTCCCGGCCTCGAAGTCTGGATGGTTCACGAAGATCCAGGCAGCTACGGCGGGAACGGCGGCGAGTTTCGCGATGCACGCACTGGCGCGCTCATCTTCGGTGTGAGCGGGCAGGGCGTGGACATCGGCCGCGGTGTCGCTGGCGACATCGATCCGCGTTACCTCGGATATGAAATGTGGGCCTCGCGCGGCGGACTCATGGCTGCCAACGGCACCCAGATCAGTGCCTCCCGCCCCGGCCAGATGAATTTCATGTCCTGGTGGGATGGCGACCTACTTCGCGAGATCCTCGATGGCACCACCATCAGCAAATGGAACTGGACCACCAACAACAGCACCACGCTGCTTTCGGCCACCGGCGCAGGCTCCAATAACAGCACGAAGGCCACGCCCAATCTCTCTGCCGATATCCTCGGCGACTGGCGCGAGGAACTCGTCCTGCGCTCAAACGACAATACCGAGCTTCGCATCTACACGACGACGATCCCGACCGTTCATCGGTTAGTCACGCTCATGCACGACCGTCAGTACCGTACGGCCATCGCGTGGCAGAATGTCGGATACAACCAGCCCCCGCACCCCAGCTTCTTCCTCGGCGACGGTATGACTCCGCCGCCCGCGCCGGACATTGTCACCTCGCTGGCTGCGCTGGGTTCACCCGTGCCTGCGATCAACTCCATCAATCGTCACGATCCACTTCCCGCCGGCACCGGTGCCTCCAGTGTGACCTTCCGTGTCACGTTTAACACGCCTGTCAGTGGTGTGAACACGGCGGACTTCATTGTTTCCACGACCGGCAATATCGCCGGCAGCGTCACGACGGTCACGCCGCTCAGCGCCGTCGCGTACAATGTCACCGTCGGCAGTATCACCGGCACCGGTACGATCCGCCTCGACCTTGCCGCCAGTGGCACGGGGATTGTTTCTCTCGCGGACGCCACCCCGATCGTCGGCGGTTTCACCTCCGGACAGATTTACAACCGCGCGACTCTCGCCTGGATAAACCAGGCCACCGGCGGCCTCTGGAGCGATGCGGCTAATTGGGACGGCGGTGTCGTCGCCAGCGGCGTCGGAGCCATCCCGATCTTCGGTAACTTCAATCTCACCGCCAACAACACCGCGCGGCTCGACGCGCCACGCACACTCAGCGGCCTGACGTTTGGCGACACCGACATCACCTCTCCCGCGAGCTGGATCATCGACGATAACGCCGACTCCGCCAACGTCCTCACGCTCGATGTCACCAGCGGCAGCCCGGCCATCACCGTCGGCACGCTTGGCACTGGCGCGACGGCCACGCTCTCGACCGCCCTTGGCGGCACCGATGGCTTCACGAAGACCGGCGCCGGCACGCTCGTGTTGAACAAGGCCAATTCCGTCACCGGAGTTCTTAACGTCACCGGCGGCACCCTGCGCATCGACAACGGAGGCGCGCTCGCGCTTGGCGGCACCAACACCGCCAACGTCACCACCACCAGCGGTTCCACTCTTCTCGTGAACGGCGGCAGCTTCACCTCTGGCGGCCTTGTCACCCTTGGCGGCGGCAACACCATCCCCGGTATCCTTCGTGTGGATGCCGGTACGGTCGCGCTCAATGGCGGCATCCGCACCAACAACGACAGCGGCAGCACCGTCCGCATCACCGGCGGCACTTTCACCGCGACCGACGTCAACATCCGCCGCAACGCTGCGGCCACTGTCGACTACAACAGCGGCTTCATCGTCAGCGGCGGCACCTCGACCGTCGGCACGATCTTCCTGGGTAATAACAACTCGACCGGAGCCATGTCCGTCGAAGGAGGCTCCCTCACCGCCACCGGCGCGATCACCGTCGGCAATAACGCCAGCTCCACGCGCGGCGGCGGCATGCGGGTCACCGGCGGAACATTCAGCTCCACCAACGCCGTCTCCGGCATCATCCTCACCCGGGCCTCGGGCAATCCGAGTAACGCCAACTTCAGCGGTGGCGTGAGCGAGGTGGAGAAATTCACCTTCGGCTTCGATAACGCGGTCGTCGCCGGCTCCGGCACGCTCAACCTCAGCGGCTCCGGCGCGCTCTACATCGGCGCGGGCGGCCTCGTCAAAGGCACGACCTCCACCACCTACACCACCGCGATCAACCTCACCGGCGGCACCCTTGGAGCAAAATCTTCCTGGTCCACCACGCTGCCCATGACCTTGACCAATGTGCCCGTGATCAACGCTGCTGATTCCGTCGGCACCGCGCGTGCGATCACCCTCAACGGTGTGCTCTCCGGCGCTGGCGGTTTCACGAAAACTGGCGCGGGTGCGCTGACACTGACTGCGACGAACACCTTTGCCGGCAGCGTCGCGATCAACGACGGCACGCTCGTCCTCGGCACGGGTTCCAGCCTGGCCGCAGGCGGCAGCGTCACCATCAACGGCGGCCAGCTCGCAGGCAACGGGGCGACGGCGAAAGCCATTGCGCTCAACTCCGGCGGCTCCGTGTCGCCCGGTATCAGCGACGCGGGCACGCTCGGTGGTTCCTCGCTCACCTGGAACGGCGGCGGCCGGATCGCCCTCGATCTCGGTGCTTCCGGCGACCTGCTCGCGCTCACCGGCGCGCTCACGAAAGGCTCGGCCGGCGCGTACACGTTTGCCTTCACACCGCTTTCCGCCCCAGCGGTCGGCGACGTTCGCACGCTCGCGACTTTCGGCTCCACCAACTTTGCCGCCTCGGATTTCACCGCGACCGGCCTCGGTTATGTGCGCGGCGATTTCGCCGTCACGGGCAGCGCGCTCACCTTTACCATCACGAGCGATGGCTCCGGCTGGAACGCCTTTAATACCTGGGTTGCGACGAGCGGCCTGCCCGCCGGTTTCAACGGACCGTCCGACGACTTTGACAGCGACGGCTCCAGCAACCTGCTCGAGTTCATCCTCGGCGGAGACGCGACGCTTGCCGGCCCCGATGCCGTCTCGCTCGTGAAAGTCACCGACGCCGGCCAGGAATATCCGGCGCTTCGCTACGCCCGCCGCATCGCGCGCGGCGATGTGAAGATTGAGTCACGTGCCGCCACGGCTCTTGACTTCGCCACATCGCTTGGCTCCGTCGAAGTGTCGGTTACGCCGCAGGGCGACGGCACGGAACTCGTGATCGTTCGTTCTTCGGTGTCCTTCACGCAGGAACCCCGTCAATTTCTCCGCCTCTTCGTTACCCTTCCCTAA
- a CDS encoding phospholipase D-like domain-containing protein: protein MSPRRYWLTVTACVITALGAYFWITSAKILREPVEVSYGPLDPVFPDTLGPLLGAEFSGGNKITTLINGERFFPVMLDAIRRAQKTVTLETYIWSSGKISDQFIDALCERARAGIKVHVLADGMGSLKFDHDEQERMKKCGVEFLIYAREHWWNIKPNINHRTHRKILVVDGKVGFTGGMCIDDRWLGDADSEKVWRETQIRVEGPAVRQMQAVFVSNWLQTTSRLLVGPDYFPESKGVGDTLAQCYKSGRNENPENARIAHLLAIASARKSIKIAQAYFVPDDLAIDMLLAARKRGIEVDVIVPAINDSRFGRAASRSRWGKLLEAGVRIHQYLPAMYHCKVMIVDDVFSTVGSVNFDNRSFAINDEIAVNIIDEVATRDLLKSFNADLKRSKPLPFDEFTSRPWYIKTADHLCGLFRSQL from the coding sequence ATGAGCCCGCGTCGCTACTGGCTCACCGTCACCGCCTGTGTCATCACCGCACTCGGGGCATATTTCTGGATCACCTCCGCGAAAATTCTCCGCGAGCCCGTCGAGGTTTCCTACGGCCCCCTCGATCCTGTTTTCCCCGACACCCTCGGGCCTCTCCTCGGCGCGGAATTTTCCGGCGGCAACAAAATCACCACCCTCATTAACGGCGAACGCTTCTTCCCCGTCATGCTCGACGCCATCCGCCGCGCGCAAAAAACCGTCACCCTCGAAACCTACATCTGGTCCTCCGGAAAAATCAGCGACCAGTTCATCGACGCCCTCTGCGAACGCGCCCGTGCCGGCATCAAAGTCCACGTCCTCGCCGACGGCATGGGATCTCTCAAATTCGATCACGACGAACAGGAGCGCATGAAAAAGTGCGGCGTCGAATTCCTCATCTACGCCCGCGAGCACTGGTGGAATATCAAGCCCAACATCAACCACCGCACCCACCGCAAGATCCTCGTCGTCGACGGCAAGGTCGGCTTCACCGGCGGCATGTGCATCGACGACCGCTGGCTCGGCGACGCCGACTCCGAAAAAGTCTGGCGCGAAACCCAGATCCGCGTCGAAGGCCCCGCCGTCCGCCAGATGCAGGCCGTCTTTGTCTCCAACTGGCTCCAGACCACCTCGCGCCTCCTCGTCGGCCCCGATTATTTTCCCGAGTCCAAAGGCGTCGGCGACACCCTCGCCCAATGCTACAAAAGCGGTCGCAACGAAAACCCCGAAAACGCCCGCATCGCCCACCTCCTCGCCATCGCCTCCGCCCGTAAATCCATCAAGATCGCCCAGGCTTACTTCGTCCCCGACGACCTCGCCATCGACATGCTCCTCGCCGCCCGCAAACGCGGCATCGAGGTCGATGTGATCGTTCCCGCCATCAACGACTCCCGCTTCGGCCGCGCCGCCTCCCGCTCCCGCTGGGGCAAACTCCTCGAGGCCGGCGTGCGTATCCACCAATACTTACCCGCCATGTATCACTGCAAAGTCATGATCGTCGACGACGTCTTCTCCACTGTGGGCTCCGTGAACTTCGACAATCGCTCCTTCGCCATCAACGACGAGATCGCCGTTAACATCATCGACGAAGTCGCCACCCGCGATCTCCTCAAAAGTTTCAACGCCGACCTGAAACGCTCCAAGCCCCTTCCTTTCGACGAGTTCACTTCCCGCCCTTGGTACATCAAAACCGCCGACCACCTGTGCGGCCTCTTCCGCTCCCAACTTTAG
- a CDS encoding SlyX family protein has protein sequence MSAGELDTRVARLEERLAWFERHVAEQDKAMMELSDLVERMRREVLALRERSAGSAGAGGVGDAGAAELDERPPHY, from the coding sequence ATGAGTGCCGGGGAACTGGATACGCGGGTGGCGCGGCTGGAGGAGCGGCTGGCGTGGTTCGAGCGCCATGTGGCGGAGCAGGATAAGGCGATGATGGAGTTGTCGGATCTGGTGGAGCGGATGCGGCGCGAGGTGCTGGCGCTGCGCGAGCGGAGTGCGGGGAGTGCCGGCGCGGGTGGTGTGGGTGACGCGGGGGCAGCGGAGTTGGATGAGAGGCCGCCGCATTATTGA
- a CDS encoding response regulator, translating into MKILAVEDDPIASAVLAASLAALGHDVVQATDGLAAWDLLQREPIRVVVCDWLMPKVDGLELCGRVRGRPGDYVYFILVTNRTPTVENQDVAFAAGVDDFLSKPVDHQDLKTRLHVAERILGFTSQIQTLETFIPICSYCKKVRDDRSYWQQIESYINQRTGSEFSHSICPDCYEKHVTPELKALGLKQIKYPECKKEGQP; encoded by the coding sequence ATGAAAATCCTGGCTGTAGAAGATGATCCTATTGCGAGCGCCGTGCTGGCCGCCTCGCTCGCTGCGCTGGGGCACGATGTTGTCCAGGCGACGGATGGGCTGGCGGCGTGGGATCTGTTGCAGCGCGAACCGATCCGCGTGGTGGTGTGCGACTGGCTGATGCCGAAAGTCGATGGACTGGAGCTGTGCGGCCGCGTGCGGGGACGGCCGGGCGATTACGTTTACTTTATCCTGGTCACGAATCGCACGCCGACGGTGGAGAACCAGGATGTGGCGTTCGCGGCGGGGGTGGACGATTTTCTGAGCAAGCCAGTCGATCACCAGGATCTGAAAACGCGGCTGCATGTGGCCGAGCGCATCCTGGGATTCACCTCGCAGATCCAGACGTTGGAGACGTTCATACCGATCTGTTCGTACTGCAAAAAGGTGCGTGATGACCGCAGTTACTGGCAGCAGATCGAGAGCTACATCAACCAGCGGACGGGGTCGGAGTTCAGCCACTCGATCTGCCCGGACTGTTATGAAAAGCATGTTACGCCGGAGCTGAAGGCGCTGGGATTGAAGCAGATCAAATATCCCGAGTGCAAAAAGGAGGGTCAGCCATGA
- a CDS encoding PAS domain S-box protein: protein METNDYSPLPIGAQPAAMDEFLRAWVRVAGGVIAAVAVSVLCGWGFRVPLLVSIMPGGAPMVVNTAVCFLLMAAGLLAWSWDQSRWACWLWLMTGLISVAVLVENLAGVSLGLDEFFWKQDLAVPTSAPGRMSLNAAVCFLCTALALLGTVLFARKRWLVLVPAGVTLCLALLTLLGYASGLRAAHSWGAYTGMALPTALLFLVLGATAIEVMARFHRGLGFNSPPALFTVALVLLVACGRMSHVMNEGVGAAGREVVGAYEFRETLNRHLLALTRMQSSDRAYALTGDEHYAARQVVYVSELRAAMAALEWHAERSEFRRGRIERLRGLTDQRIAESEAMMRARRAGDIAEQLRLMQPSARLVTALAAEMEAEEDALLKEREGAMERIERNAGLVLAAGVVVAALLLAAAFYLVHRARRALQLSHMALERRVNERTAELQRSEESLRFLADTMPQMVWTARPDGVVETFNRGWNEYTGMSGEESLENWAGAVHADDVAGFGVEWAEALKAGREGRGEYRLRRRVDGMMRWHLWRARPQRDRLGKVVRWVGTSTDIHDQKAASQALERAVGERTAELAAAKVQLEESNRLQRAVLDGTVLNVVAANTEGVIQIFNSGAERMTGWKREELVGRETPQVFHDPQEVAVRAAELSLELGRVIEPGFEVFVARARLGEVDEREWTYVRKDGGRLPVMLTVTALRDQAGTITGFMGIGHDLTRSKAAESALRDSEERFRQSFQFAGIGMALVGLDGRWLQVNPAVCQILGYSPEELFRKTFHDITHRDDLENDLTLLRQLVAGERSFYQMEKRYLHRDGRIVWGRLTVTLVRQADGAPVHFVSQIEDIGGRKELEENLARARDEAVAAARLKSEFLANMSHEIRTPMNGVLGMARLLMETRLGQEQKRMGQVVLSSAENLLTIIDDILDFSKIEAGKMRIDPHGFDLVKLVRETSELLAAQAQAKGVALVCETGVEKTCGLVGDSGRIRQVLTNLTGNALKFTEQGRVEIMLRIGDEEGGERRISITVSDTGIGISPEVQARLFQPFMQAEARGRKYGGTGLGLAICRQLVELMGGRIGCESGEGTGSRFWFHLQLPVWRPEEEEMGRPVKVARAPGGLTLLVAEDNPANQLVARMTLERMGHQVVLASNGREALERLAAGRFDAVLMDCQMPEMDGYEATRRLRDGLAAGADVATPVIALTAYALPGDRARCLAAGMDEYVTKPLGAEALRQALARCGIDPGKSRTAPPMGTMPPMPAGSRAVLDEEQLGRLAQLKSPTGEPLTEHLFKLLAGEMPGRLAAMAAALESRDAELLGRLAHTLAGSGANLGAAALEVVAREIESEVKREGWAEASGCLTRVVNEWDRLRAELVRRFPQSFP from the coding sequence GTGGAAACCAACGACTACTCACCTTTGCCGATTGGAGCGCAGCCTGCGGCGATGGATGAATTTTTACGGGCGTGGGTGCGGGTGGCGGGTGGCGTGATCGCGGCGGTGGCTGTGTCGGTGTTGTGCGGATGGGGTTTCCGGGTGCCGTTGCTGGTGTCGATCATGCCCGGAGGGGCGCCGATGGTGGTTAATACGGCGGTTTGCTTTTTGCTGATGGCGGCGGGGTTGCTGGCGTGGTCGTGGGATCAGTCTCGGTGGGCATGCTGGCTGTGGCTGATGACCGGGTTGATCTCGGTGGCGGTGCTGGTGGAGAATCTCGCGGGGGTTTCGCTGGGGCTGGATGAATTTTTTTGGAAGCAGGATCTGGCGGTGCCGACAAGCGCGCCGGGGCGGATGTCGCTGAATGCGGCGGTTTGTTTTTTATGCACGGCGCTGGCGTTGCTGGGGACGGTGTTGTTTGCGCGGAAGCGGTGGCTGGTGCTGGTCCCGGCGGGGGTGACGCTGTGCCTGGCGTTGCTTACGTTGCTGGGGTACGCGTCGGGGTTGAGGGCGGCGCATAGCTGGGGGGCGTACACGGGGATGGCGTTGCCGACGGCGCTGTTGTTTTTGGTGCTGGGGGCGACGGCGATCGAGGTGATGGCGCGGTTTCACCGGGGGCTGGGGTTTAATTCGCCGCCGGCGTTGTTCACGGTGGCGCTGGTGTTGCTGGTGGCGTGCGGGCGGATGAGCCATGTGATGAACGAGGGGGTGGGCGCGGCGGGCCGGGAAGTGGTGGGGGCGTATGAGTTTCGCGAGACGTTGAACCGACACTTGCTGGCGTTGACGCGGATGCAGTCATCGGACCGGGCGTATGCGCTAACGGGTGACGAGCACTATGCGGCGCGGCAGGTGGTTTATGTGTCGGAGTTGAGGGCGGCGATGGCGGCGTTGGAGTGGCATGCGGAGAGGAGTGAGTTCCGGCGGGGAAGGATCGAGCGGTTGAGGGGGTTGACGGATCAGAGGATCGCGGAGAGTGAGGCGATGATGCGCGCGCGCAGGGCGGGCGACATCGCGGAGCAGTTGCGGTTGATGCAGCCTTCGGCGCGTCTGGTCACGGCGCTGGCGGCGGAGATGGAGGCGGAGGAGGACGCGTTGTTGAAGGAGCGGGAGGGCGCGATGGAGCGGATCGAGCGCAATGCGGGGCTGGTGCTGGCGGCGGGTGTGGTCGTGGCGGCGTTGTTACTGGCGGCGGCTTTTTATCTGGTCCACCGGGCGAGGCGGGCGTTGCAGCTTTCGCACATGGCGCTGGAGCGGCGGGTGAATGAGCGGACGGCGGAGCTCCAGCGGAGCGAGGAGAGTCTGCGTTTCCTGGCTGATACGATGCCGCAGATGGTGTGGACGGCGCGGCCGGACGGGGTGGTGGAGACGTTTAACCGGGGGTGGAATGAGTACACGGGGATGAGCGGTGAGGAGTCGTTGGAGAATTGGGCGGGGGCGGTGCATGCGGATGATGTGGCGGGTTTCGGGGTGGAGTGGGCGGAGGCGTTGAAGGCGGGGCGGGAGGGGCGCGGAGAGTACCGGTTGCGCCGGAGGGTGGATGGGATGATGCGCTGGCATTTATGGCGGGCGCGTCCGCAGCGGGACCGGTTGGGGAAGGTGGTGCGGTGGGTGGGGACTTCGACGGACATCCATGATCAGAAGGCGGCGTCGCAGGCGCTGGAGCGCGCGGTGGGCGAGCGGACAGCGGAACTGGCGGCGGCGAAGGTGCAGCTGGAGGAGTCGAACCGGCTGCAGCGTGCGGTGCTGGACGGGACGGTGTTAAACGTCGTGGCGGCGAATACCGAGGGTGTGATCCAGATTTTTAATTCCGGTGCGGAGCGGATGACGGGGTGGAAGCGCGAGGAATTGGTGGGGCGGGAGACGCCGCAGGTTTTTCACGATCCGCAGGAAGTGGCTGTGCGCGCGGCTGAGCTCAGCCTCGAGCTGGGGCGGGTGATCGAGCCGGGGTTCGAGGTGTTTGTCGCGCGTGCGCGGCTGGGCGAGGTGGATGAGCGGGAGTGGACGTATGTGCGCAAGGATGGCGGGCGGCTGCCGGTGATGTTAACGGTCACGGCGCTGAGGGACCAGGCGGGGACGATCACGGGGTTCATGGGGATCGGGCATGATCTGACGCGGAGCAAGGCGGCGGAGTCGGCGTTGCGGGACAGTGAGGAGCGGTTCCGGCAGTCGTTCCAGTTTGCGGGCATCGGGATGGCGCTGGTGGGGCTGGACGGGCGGTGGCTGCAGGTGAATCCGGCGGTGTGCCAGATTCTCGGATACTCGCCGGAGGAGCTTTTCAGGAAAACGTTTCATGACATCACGCATCGGGATGATCTGGAGAACGACCTGACGTTGCTGCGGCAGCTGGTGGCGGGGGAGCGGTCGTTTTATCAGATGGAGAAGCGGTATCTGCATCGCGACGGGCGGATCGTGTGGGGGCGGCTGACGGTGACGTTGGTGAGGCAGGCGGATGGAGCGCCGGTGCATTTCGTGTCGCAGATCGAGGATATCGGCGGGCGCAAGGAGCTGGAGGAAAACCTGGCGCGGGCGCGCGACGAGGCGGTGGCGGCGGCGCGGCTGAAGTCGGAGTTCCTGGCGAACATGAGCCATGAGATCCGCACGCCGATGAACGGGGTGCTGGGGATGGCGCGGTTGCTCATGGAGACGCGGCTGGGGCAGGAGCAGAAGCGGATGGGGCAGGTGGTGCTGAGCAGCGCGGAGAATCTGCTCACGATCATCGACGACATCCTGGATTTTTCGAAGATCGAGGCGGGGAAGATGCGGATCGATCCGCATGGTTTCGACCTGGTGAAGCTGGTGAGGGAGACCTCGGAGCTGCTGGCGGCGCAGGCGCAGGCGAAGGGTGTGGCGCTTGTTTGCGAGACGGGTGTGGAGAAAACGTGCGGGCTGGTGGGTGACTCGGGGCGTATCCGGCAGGTGCTGACGAATCTGACGGGCAATGCGCTGAAGTTCACGGAGCAGGGGCGGGTCGAGATCATGCTGCGGATCGGGGATGAAGAGGGCGGCGAGCGGCGGATCTCGATCACGGTGAGTGACACGGGCATCGGGATCTCGCCGGAGGTGCAGGCGCGGCTTTTCCAGCCGTTCATGCAGGCGGAGGCGCGGGGGCGCAAATATGGCGGGACGGGGCTGGGGCTGGCGATCTGCCGGCAGCTGGTGGAGTTGATGGGCGGGCGGATCGGCTGCGAAAGCGGGGAGGGCACGGGTTCGCGTTTTTGGTTTCACCTGCAGCTGCCGGTGTGGCGGCCCGAGGAGGAGGAAATGGGACGGCCGGTGAAAGTGGCGCGCGCGCCAGGAGGGCTGACGTTGCTGGTCGCCGAGGATAATCCGGCGAATCAACTCGTCGCGCGGATGACGCTGGAGCGCATGGGGCATCAGGTCGTGCTGGCGAGCAATGGACGGGAGGCGCTGGAGAGGCTCGCGGCGGGGCGTTTTGACGCGGTGCTGATGGATTGCCAGATGCCGGAGATGGATGGCTATGAGGCGACGCGGCGGCTGCGGGACGGGCTGGCGGCGGGCGCGGATGTGGCGACGCCGGTGATCGCGCTGACGGCGTATGCGTTACCCGGAGACAGGGCGCGGTGCCTGGCGGCGGGCATGGACGAGTATGTGACGAAGCCGCTGGGTGCGGAGGCGCTGAGGCAGGCGCTGGCGCGTTGCGGGATCGATCCGGGGAAGTCGCGGACGGCACCGCCGATGGGGACGATGCCGCCGATGCCGGCCGGGTCGCGCGCGGTGCTGGACGAGGAGCAGCTGGGGCGGCTGGCGCAGTTAAAATCGCCGACGGGGGAGCCGCTCACGGAGCATTTGTTCAAGCTGCTGGCGGGCGAGATGCCGGGCCGGCTGGCGGCGATGGCGGCGGCACTGGAATCGCGCGATGCGGAGTTGCTGGGGCGGCTGGCGCATACGCTGGCGGGCAGTGGCGCGAATCTGGGGGCGGCGGCGCTGGAGGTGGTCGCGCGTGAGATAGAGAGCGAGGTGAAGCGGGAGGGCTGGGCGGAGGCATCGGGCTGCTTGACCCGCGTTGTGAACGAGTGGGATCGTCTGCGCGCCGAGCTGGTGCGACGGTTCCCCCAATCTTTCCCATGA